One segment of Senegalia massiliensis DNA contains the following:
- a CDS encoding helix-turn-helix domain-containing protein codes for MDQKEFGQYLKSLRKDKKLTIRQVELYANVSNSYLSMIENGKRDIPSPEILQKLSKVYDIDYNTLMKKAGYVDSDTSKYEDDLEQEFPEGVQVLRRASKELSPKAKKKMLKMMELFLEEDE; via the coding sequence ATGGATCAAAAAGAATTCGGACAATATCTTAAGTCATTAAGAAAAGATAAAAAACTTACAATAAGACAAGTTGAGCTTTATGCTAATGTAAGTAATTCATATTTATCAATGATAGAAAATGGTAAGAGAGATATCCCTTCTCCTGAAATATTACAAAAGTTATCTAAAGTATATGATATAGATTATAATACTTTAATGAAAAAAGCTGGATATGTTGATTCTGATACTTCTAAATATGAGGATGACTTAGAACAAGAATTTCCAGAAGGTGTTCAAGTTTTAAGACGAGCAAGTAAAGAACTATCTCCTAAAGCTAAGAAAAAAATGCTTAAAATGATGGAATTATTTTTAGAAGAAGATGAATAA